The Coffea arabica cultivar ET-39 chromosome 9c, Coffea Arabica ET-39 HiFi, whole genome shotgun sequence nucleotide sequence TGTTCTGCTTTTAGATTTGGAAAAAGGGAGATGACCATAACAATTGAGGAAGTCGCTGGATTTCTCAATTTGCCGATTCAGGGAATTGCCGTGGTATTGCCGCTAGTATCTAACAAAGCTGAATTTTGCCGTTTCACTGGGTTAAAGGAATCAGTACTACAAGGGGcagaccaaaatatagaggcgaAGTTCTTATTTGATCGATTTGCGCTAAGAGATGGTTTTGAGAGGCATCGAGGGGACTTCTCATTTACTTCCAAGGAAACGTGGGATCGAAAGAGAGTCTGGGTATACGGTTTAGTCATGACGGGAACCTACTTTTTTCCtaggaaagacaaaaagatagccttCAAGCTCACTAGAATCCTGTATGACTTGTTTCTCGGAATTAATGATAGGCCGTGTTCCATTATTCCTACCATTTTGGCCGACATCTTCATAGCCTGCACTACCTGtcagaaagggaaaaagttcTTTTGTGGTTCAAATTTGATCTTACATATATGGGGAATGGAGCATTTCATGAGACGACCGGCTATTTCATCGAGTCTACCAATGTTCGCATACAACTGGATAACCACACATCACAAGAGGATTAATAGAGACAGTCTGCCGTGCAATGCATCTGAGTTTGTGGATTTCTTGAAGAACGTGACCGATCAAAATATTAGATGGGTGTTGGATTGGACCGATTGTACTAAACCCGTTCTTCGCACTCAGGCATCCGAATTCATTCTCCTACTGGGTACTCAAGGGATTACCGCCTACGTCCCAAAAAGGTTTCTCAGACAATTAGGGCGTACCCAAGAAATACCACCCGTGCTTGACATGAGCGAAGTCACCATTATTTTTAACTGGGGAATGTGCCCAAATCAAATCCCTATGAAAGATCGGATTATTGACGCCTGGGTGACACTATCTGATGACGTGAGTTTTAGATACATCCCGGAGCTCAAGCAGAAGGGTTTGACGACTTCACAATACGAAGACTGGGTAGGAAGATCCGTTgcgcaagaaattcaagatgagCCATCTGAGGAggtgaaaaagttgaaagccATTATCGAAGCAAAGGATAAGGAAATTCTGCAGTTAAGTAAGTCTGTCGAAGCATACAAAGGGATGACCGAGCAAAGcaagcaattgtatgaaaatgaaCGAGGAAGGCGTCAAGAGCTGAAACGGAAATGTGCAGAATTATATGACCAAACTGAATGTGTTAGAATTCCATATGCTAGGGAAACAAAGGACTCTGTATTAGATAGGTTCAGAAGTTTTGGCAATCTTGTACGGAATCGTCTTCGTGAcatgatgtaaatattggcaagtttatcaatgaaaatgatttttcttttgctctcattTTGGATTAttgtcaaaaacaggtttgtattacgggtcccatttcgaaggtgttgcatcatgttaggcctacccttggcacaaaaagggccccccaaataggacatgcatccgaattgtttgaataattactaactcatgtctttttcttttttttctcttttttgaataaattgcagaaattcagtaatcattggtttatctaaagaagtcttttgcattctcaggtaaatttcaaaatagcttttcggaaaaaccccattattacgcgatcccgaagtaaggcccaaaggaatcgtgtagacatgagcaCTCAGCCAGAATCGTCCGATAAGGCcgttgcaactacccagccggaggccgcaagtcctggggttcagttgactgaattactcgcaaaatttggggaaatggcatccgAAATGGCAGTTCAAAAGAGGTTAATCGACGAactcgttagtagcggagtgcaacctgagcctgtgcccgccacacaaccacaatctgaaccatttgttattcctcccaGCCAAACCACattaccatttgttattccttcaatgcaaaccacgtttgagggaattgtcaacccgcaatatgcttatactcaaaatcctccgttcTATCCTCCTTATGGGCAAGGGTTTCAGCCTCAAATCGATCCAAACATGCATCCGAACCCACAAACCTTTTACCAGAATACCGCAGAACCCGTTGTGCCGGAGCACACTTTTCAAAATAAGCTAGAAATGGGAGAGTCGTCTGCCCAGATTGATATGAAGCTACTTAAACGCTTGGATCGTTTTGACGAATTCATccggaaaagccaaggtttaagcaaacaaggggTGTTGGATTATGATGATTTGTGCCTGTTTCCGAACGTGCAACTGCCGGTGGGGTTCAAGACCCCTAAgttcaacaaatatgatggaacGGGTAACCCTAAAACACACTTGCGCTTGTTTTCCAACAAGTTGGGCAAGCCAGTGGATGATGAAAACTTGCCATTGAGATTATTTCCAGAGAGCTTAGAAGGGGATGCCCTCGATTGGTATTCCAACCTAAAACCAGAGGAAGTGAAGACCTGGCTCGATCTATCCAATGCCTTCATCAGacaatatgagtataactgtGAGCTGGCACCAACCCGAACTACTTTGGAAGGAACGAAGAGGCGACCGtctgaagatcataagacatatgccaagagatggagaaagatagctgcGAAAGTGGAGTCTccgatgactgaggatgaaattattCGCACATTTATAAAGGCACATGACCCTCCGTATTTTGAAGAGATTTTCCATATGACCGGATGTTCGTTTGTTGCgattgtaaataaacttgaggagtttgatgactttgtgagagccggaaaaattgttaatgtctctgctctcaaatcccagttggatgctttacaaggtcaaggaagcaatgtgaaaaaaccgcagttcaaaaagaaagagggggatgcaacctttatctggaaccaaaacccttcaccCAGACCTCGATACCAACACAGCCCAATCTACCAATCCCATTACCCTTACTACTCAAATCCGCACCCTGTATATACAaccaacatccaccaccctagacctcgcccaagctatcctaaTCCACATTCagctccttttcaaatttctcaaccaaatccaccccaaaaccgacctcgccctccatataatccaagatttcctccaccaaatagacctgtttacaaTCATCCTCCacctcctgaaccttacaaccgaccccctagccgtacatttaccaatttaggcaggcctctgaatcaattgtatgaacaattaaagGCTGCCGAGAAAATTGGTACGGTGCCCCCTCCTACCTATCCATATGGCATGCCCGCCTGGTATAACCTGCAAGccgtctgtgcttatcattcaggggccGCCGGATATTCGACTATTGATTGCAAGGCGCTTAAGCATAAAATCCAAGATATGGTTGAATCTGGAGAGATTGTAATCAGAAAAAGGGAGACGCAAGGGCCGAACGTAAATAGGAACCCTTTACCGGAACATGCCAATATCATTGGGGTTATTCTGGATCATACGGAGTACATGGAACCAGTCAAAGAATTGGCAAGggaagctgaagtgtttggggttACAGACCAACCGTTTGTCATAGAATTGCCATTTGAAGAGGATGAAAAGCCCTTTATTTTGGAACTCACGCCAGCTGAGAGTGGGACTTTGGAGCCGGTGGTTATTGAATTCCCGAAGCAGGAGCCTGTCCTGAGCCTGCAACAAGTACCGTGGAACTATGATGAACCTGTCATACAGATTGGGGAAAAGATAATTGCAAAGGAAGAAGTGTCAGCGGTCACCAGATCGGGGAAGGTTGCAAGTCCATTTGAAGCTGCCATTCCGATTCAAGCAAATAACTCCGAGCCACCCGTTaaaccaacaatcaccgagaaagaagccTTGGATTTCCTTAAGAGGCTTCAGAGACGTGAGTACAATGTAGTTGAGAAGTTGAGCAAGTCGCCTGCCCAGATATCCATGTTGGATCTACTCTTTTCTTCAGATATGCATAGGGACGCGCTGATCGAGGTGTTGACCAAAGCTCAAATCCCTAGGGACATCTCAGTTGATAATTTCTCACACGTGGTTGGGAACGTATTATTCACCAAACAAATTACTTTCTCTGACGAGGAATTGCCGACggaaggcattggacataacaagGCCCTGTACATAGTTGTGAGGTGCAACGGAAAAATGCTGCCGAAGGTATTGATTGACAATGGATCCGCTCTTAATATATGTCCCTGGAGCaccttggaaaagctaggattgcaagacgtcaagctgaggccttcagggaccataGTCCGAGGTTTTGATGGAGCGCAAAGAGAGCCAATAGGAGAAGTTGATTTAGTAGTTGAAATGGGGCCCGCCCAGTTTCAAATAACctgccaagtcatgcactttTCTAGTGTTTACAACGTTTTGCTTGGCaggccatggattcacaagtctGGGGCTGTGCCTTCTTCATTGCATCAATTGCTGAAATTCGTAGTAAATGACAAGCTGATAACTATATTTGCCGAGGAGGATTGCCTTGTAATCACCGATTCCGAGTCCAAAGAAGAGGGTAGCCGAAGCTCCACAGTGACCCCTCATAGCACATCTGATATTGTCTCCGTCAGTTGGATAACAAAGGAGGAGCAAGCTCTATCAAGggccagtgtcatgatggctaaGGAGATGATCCGTGGAGGCTATGAATTTGACAAAGGGCTGGGACGAGATCTGCAAGGAATTTTGAAGCCAGTGGAGATTATTGAGAAAAAGGATTCGTCTGGTTTAGGCTTCCGACCGACTGCTAAGGATATCAGAGAAATGAAGGAGCGCAAGAAAGCggagaaagaaggaaggcaaagggctcttgacattccacccctgcattatactttcccacgaccagccgaggtgatcatgtcagaaatcaacccagttgacgaaattgaagcaagtttggcccaattgttcgttggggcaacatttgaagatagtgttccaggcgaagctgaatttcctgacatccccgaaggatcaattcccaattggacagccgatTTTCTGCCcgttcggaaggagtttcggtaaactgaaaggggtttatcattcatgtgaattcat carries:
- the LOC140014110 gene encoding uncharacterized protein, translated to MGESSAQIDMKLLKRLDRFDEFIRKSQGLSKQGVLDYDDLCLFPNVQLPVGFKTPKFNKYDGTGNPKTHLRLFSNKLGKPVDDENLPLRLFPESLEGDALDWYSNLKPEEVKTWLDLSNAFIRQYEYNCELAPTRTTLEGTKRRPSEDHKTYAKRWRKIAAKVESPMTEDEIIRTFIKAHDPPYFEEIFHMTGCSFVAIAAEKIGTVPPPTYPYGMPAWYNLQAVCAYHSGAAGYSTIDCKALKHKIQDMVESGEIVIRKRETQGPNVNRNPLPEHANIIGVILDHTEYMEPVKELAREAEVFGVTDQPFVIELPFEEDEKPFILELTPAESGTLEPVVIEFPKQEPVLSLQQVPWNYDEPVIQIGEKIIAKEEVSAVTRSGKVASPFEAAIPIQANNSEPPVKPTITEKEALDFLKRLQRREYNVVEKLSKSPAQISMLDLLFSSDMHRDALIEVLTKAQIPRDISVDNFSHVVGNVLFTKQITFSDEELPTEGIGHNKALYIVVRPWIHKSGAVPSSLHQLLKFVVNDKLITIFAEEDCLVITDSESKEEGSRSSTVTPHSTSDIVSVSWITKEEQALSRASVMMAKEMIRGGYEFDKGLGRDLQGILKPVEIIEKKDSSGLGFRPTAKDIREMKERKKAEKEGRLEITEISGVC